ATACTTATCGGAGTCCTGAAGCCGGCCGTCTTTAAAATAAATATACCCAAGCGCCATAAGCGCTTGAATATTCTCCGGATCTTTGATCAGCAGTTCCTGATATTGCCGGATAACACTGTCTTCCTTTCCGATTTTCTCGTACAACCGGATCAGGTCAAAATGAGGTTCCTGGAGATCCGGGGCCAGCTGCAGTGTTTTTTTATATTCCTGTTCGGCTTTTTCAATCTGCCCCTTCTCTGCATATATCCTTCCCAGATAATAATGGCCGACATAGGATTGTGGAAACTGCCCGATCAGCTGACTGTACAGGGTAAAGGCCTGATCCGGACGGTCTGATTCCAGATAGATATCCCCGAGAAGCAGATAGATATCATTCTGTTTCGGATCCAGGGATAAAATTTTTTCATAATTTTTTTCGGCCGTTTCCACGTCTCCAAGACTTTGCCGGAGGTTTCCGGATAATATCAGCGTGTCAATATCTTCCGGATGGCGGCTGAGGATCTGATCGATCATCTTCATTGCATTGGCGGAATCTTTCTGCTCAATATATACCAATGCCAGCTCCCGTTTCAGAACGACGGATTCAGGATCTTTTTCGACAGCTTTTTTAAGGGACATCAGGGCATTATCTAAATCACGCGTTTTGAGTTGTAATTGGGACATGATAAAATCATAATATGGCCTGTCCGATTCATAAGCGGGCAATGCCGTCTTACGTACCGGTGAATACTGAGATTTATTCGCCGTGCAACTGGTGATTTGAAGCGAAATCAACATCATGGTCATCAACATGATGAGCGTTTTCATAAAATTCGTCATTTAACTTTCCTGTATTATGGCCTGTATGGTGCCGGAACGTTCAGCAGGCTTGTCATTTAATCTGAGCTGCCTTCATTGATGTACGCTTCAAAATCCGGCAGTTCTTTCTTGAAATAATCTCTCATTTTTTTGGTAATATTTTTTTCAACCTGACGGACCCGCTCTCTTGAAACGTTATATCGATCACCGATTTCCTGCAATGTCAATGGATTATCCGAAAATACTCTCTGCTGGAATATTTCAAGCTCCCTGGGTTTTAACTGCTTTTTGAATTCACTGATTTTTTCATGTAAAATATTTTCCATTTCCTTTTTTGCCAGCTGCGCTTCCGCGGATACAGAGTCGGTACTGATAAATTCAATACGTTCGGTATCAGAATCGTTTTTCAGAGGCGCATCCAGAGAAAGATCCCAACCGTCAAGACGCTGATCCATATCCACGATTTCCCGTTCCGATACCCCCAGTCGTTCTGAAAGAAGTTTGGGCTTGGGATCAAACCCCTGTTCAATCAATTTCTGCTTTTCCTTGCGCAGCTTAAAAAACAGCTTCCGCTGCCCCTGAGTGGTTCCTATCTTAACCAACCGCCAGTTATCC
The window above is part of the Desulfobacterales bacterium genome. Proteins encoded here:
- a CDS encoding RNA polymerase factor sigma-32, producing MDKTQKTTQNRSVKKDSATVSSKSSAAGKNNETASSEKSLVKFDPLQRYLMEISRYNLLTREEEKDLGTRVQEHNDQDAAYILITSNLRLVVKIALEFQRIWMQNLLDLIQEGNIGLMQAVKKFDPCKNVKFSYYASFWIKAYILKFIMDNWRLVKIGTTQGQRKLFFKLRKEKQKLIEQGFDPKPKLLSERLGVSEREIVDMDQRLDGWDLSLDAPLKNDSDTERIEFISTDSVSAEAQLAKKEMENILHEKISEFKKQLKPRELEIFQQRVFSDNPLTLQEIGDRYNVSRERVRQVEKNITKKMRDYFKKELPDFEAYINEGSSD